The Hyla sarda isolate aHylSar1 chromosome 3, aHylSar1.hap1, whole genome shotgun sequence genome contains the following window.
TACTGGACATGttgtttgtacttttttttttttttttttttttttttttctctgctgtgCTAAGTTTGATTTAGCACTGCATGTGCACTTGGTAATTCTTatgttgggggaaaaaaacattgGCTATTTAATGGATGCTTGTAGCAACGGATCATATTCTCTGTAATTTTAACAAATGCTGCATAATTTTGTAGGAAAAATGATAGAAGAAACTTTTGCAATACCTTATTGgagaaaaatgccttttgtccCTTATCAGGCCTTTCCTTTCCCCCCCCCTCACTCCTAATGCCATCTAaacagtctaaaaaaaaaaacagctaaaaGTCCCTTTTTAAGAGAGAGATACACTCAGCTCACAGAGGTATTAAGTTACATGCTGCAGATAATGTCTATGATGAGGGAGGAGGCAAGAGCTGCAGAGAGACAGAGAAGTGGCTTAAGGTTTAGTAACTATTCTCACTCCAGTGCTTCATTCACAGCTTACATGCTTCTCAGTACTGCTTTATAAAGTCCTccatgcttctgctgcttctgatggtgtactatagagatatatgggAGCAGGATCTTATTCTATGTAAGTGAAGTGTATTGAAGACCTGTTAGTAGGTAGTCGGTGATGAAGGGTGCTCATGCACTTTTTCAGTGTTACCGTTAGGTGGTGTGAATTGTCCTGCAACatggaattttaaatttttagtCTCTACCCAATTGCTCAGGATAGCCATTGATTTAAATATTATTATGCAGAAATCATTCATTCATTGTTGGTAATTCATGGTGTATGTCTGTTTAGGATGCAAACTTTCAATGCCTTGCTGAATGTCTTGCAGAAAGATACCACTCAACGCCGGTAAGAGAAACAATTTTAGTCTATCTAAATGGaacatataggggagatttatcaaaacctgtgcagaggcaaagttgcccagttgcccatagcaaccaatcagctttcttcttaCTTTCTTAACAAGGcttatgcaaaatgaaagaagagatctgattggttgctatgggcaactgggcaactttgcctttgcacaggttttgataaatctcccctatagtgttTCTGTATAGCAAGATACTACCGAATATCTCCTCTGCTCGTTTTAAAGATGGAAATTATAGGTTGTTGTAATGCTGGAACAGTTTTAAGAGGCTGCAGTAAGATTTCCACAATTGGCCTAGTTAAAATAGAAAACTAAGGCAACTGGAACAATTGAGATTTTATGGTGAGACAGTTGTCCTTATCCATTTTAACCTTCTCTATTTCCTGTTTCATTATTTAGATCAATAATGGGAGTGATGAATCATTCTAAGGATATTTGTAAGCAGATTATGGTGCTACAACAAGTAAGCGGTTATTttgtttataaatattttttttttttatagatccccTTCACTTACTACAGGACTCTTCTCTTTTTAGGTAGACAATTGGTCAACATTAGGCGCATGGTCACACGTTCTGTatacacagcagattttatgcttCAGCAATGAATTTTTTTGATATACACAGTATAAAACCTGCACCATACACAATACGTGTTAACATATATTTTAACCGATGTTTGGTTAGAATgctgaaaaaaaaatctcttccaCACCTGAGCAGTTTTGCAGGTTGACTTGACAGTGGTTGTATTGTCATGTACTTGACCTGTGTCACTGTATGCGAGTTCTATTTGTAAGTGTTGACATTGTGTGGTACTTTGCAGCTATCTGAGATGTTTCTCTTTCTGGTTTTAATTTAGAACAACAGACAATTGGAAGAGAAATTGGTTAACACACGTAAGAGCAGAATAGGTAAGTGTTAATGGTGTATTTTGTTCTGGTTTTCTCTAAAACTGATTTtattacacatacacatatatgcaCTTGTCACAAGAGTATTTAACCCAGAATACCACCTAGTCCCTATAGTTTACTGGAGAGAAATAAACAGATTATCTAAATAAAGTTGTTTGGGTGGCAAGCACAATCATTTTTGAAAGCCCTAGAAAGAGATATATTGGGGGCAGAGATTCCAGCTGCTGCAAGTGATGCCAAAATTGTAAGTTCTGTTAATTATGTTAAATGTTAATTGTTTTGGAGGATtttggaatttgaatttccaccagggaaattctgcagtgtgcatgaTGCAGCAGAATCTCTCACCACAGTATTTTTACCTAAACAACGAGTGGAAGCGGCACAATGTAAAACTATAGTGGAGTAGGCCCATTTGCTCATAATAGCCAGTCCTACTGTGTTTTTCCTTTCATCTTCTGGCTGCTGGTCAGTGGCTCTCCCCTACCATGTCATAATTCACTACTTCCttgtcagggtatgttcacactgagaaatctCCACTCACAGAATTCTGATCAAGAAATCTGCTTGGGGATTTcatttggcagcagctgccaaaATCTTTCAGTAGGAATGCGTGGACCTGTGCTGTCACCGTTGATGGCAATGCAGTGCACACGTAGTTCTGCCGAATGAATAAGGCATTCATGAGAAATGTCATGttatcatcttaaaggggtactccacttccccagcGTTCTGAGCATTTAGTTCAggatgctgggtgcaggctgcggggggtcgtgacatcacggccaagcccctcatgacgtcatgccgcaccccttaatgaaagtctatgggagggggtgtggcggctgtcacgtcccctcccatagacttgcatttaaagacgtggcatgatgtcacgaggggcatggcctttgcgtcacgacccccgcacccagtgttcaaaactaaatgttccaaatgctggggcagtggagtacccctttaatcctcataTATTGCCCCTAGGTGCATAGCTAAGTCCATGAGCATATGGATTGACAAGCAGGAGAACAATTTGAGGGTCAACACACCCAGCGATTAAATTTTAGCATCCATAACTCTCCTTAAGATAGCCACAGGTTTTTTCTTTAGAATCTATTCGGGTATCAGCTAAGGGAGCAGCATTGACTATTTCAAATCCATTGGGCTTTGCCATTAAACATGTGCACTGGGGACACCACATCAAAATTACAATTGTGTGCAAACACTTTCAAAGTGAACTGTTTTGtccccaaaaatttaaaaaagcagCTAAAGAGAAGTCCTTACCAAGAAGAAAGGACCTTCAGGAGAAAGATTGTTTTCTATAGAGAAGTAAAGTTTAAGGCCACGTTAACACTgtgtaaaatgtgcagaatgtccgcatgaaaaacgcacattctgcacatttgaataatccagCGCCTCCTAGGGCTGCTCGGAAATGCAGTCTTAAagaggcaatgcatttccgagcaaaatctgcaaaaagaatagacatatctAGTCTTTTTGCGGATGCTGGAATTGGGATTTTGGCGGCAGAagcatctgctgcagaaattccagtgtgtatagtgcagcagaatccctttgaaatcaatgggactctgcagcaGAGGAATATCCGTGCTGAATATTCAGTCgaaattctgcacagacattccgctCTTGGGGTATCTAAGGGTGAAGGTAGAAAACTAGGAGATGGAGCTACCCAAAAgaggaaaaatatatattctttaaTCCATCCCATACTTCTCAGGATGAACAGTAATATTCTGTCAGTAGGGGCCTAAGGGATACAAGAGGTTTTAAAATTCTTCCCTACAAAAAATGCTTCCATTCATTTACTCAATTTTTGGTCCCAAAACCAAATAGTAGTTTTCAACTCATCATAAAGTAAAAGGGGCATGGTGTGTTCCCGGATTTTTTTATGCCAAGTTATGGATCGTGTTAATTAACTTGTATTCCCTATCTGGGGTGGATCCTTACTTTTATTGTATGTTCATGCACCTAGAGCTTCTGCATTCTTGTGCACTAGGGCTTACTGTTGCCTTGAGCCTTTCCCGGCTTGCTTTGTCTCTCAAAACATCGCTTCACAAATCAGCTGATTACAGGTGACTTGGCTATTTCTCATATTCCCTGACAAGCCAGCCTCCTGATGTTTGCGGCCAATTTTTATGCCTCCCAGCTGTCACATGATCTAAGCAGTTTGCAGATAGTCCGGACATGTTCAATGGTGGGATGGGGAGGGGCATAAGACTAAACCTGTGTTTTGGATCCACCCTTAGTTTTGGTAAAAATACCGACCAAAATACGATGGGGATTTTTTACTAACTTGTTCCAGATGTTTTTTTATCAGGTTTGTGCTGCTACATTTttgtgccagattttgcgccaaaaaGAATCCAATAAACCCTACCAACTCTTGACTTTTCTCAGGAAAAACAAAGGAAAAAGGGAGTGTCTGCTGgataaaaggggcatgttcccgattAAAAGGGGTGCTACACCAACAAATGGGGTCTGTCcctgaaaaaagggaaaaagggaCTTGccccccaacatatttactaaggttttcaaaacaaaatgtggtggatttgaactcTGGGAAACCCAATAGCTCAGaaccacagaggggggggggggggagaaaactaTACTCCACTTTTAGTGAATCAACCCCAATGTGTAAACACtgcctaagcctttttttttctttaatttttaataacCTCATATAAATTCAAAAACATATTGGTAATGAGAtgcctttaaaaaaagaaaaaaaatgccttaCAATGTCTTCGTTAAAATTATTTTACTCCAGAAATACGCATGAAACAGCAGGAACTCTTTCAAAGCCTTAAATATTCAGAAATAACAAACCGTAAAATCCGAGACTTGGAAGCAAAGAAACATGATAAAGGAAGAGAAACAATTCAAAGTGATGCAAACAAAATCATCATAGTTCACGAGATTTTTCAGGTATATAATAGAAAATTATGACTTGTGGCTGGTATATTGGTAATGGTAAAGTCCCATGTAAAAAATCTCAAAGTCAAATTGAATGTTTAATTTATTTTCAATATATTTAGCAAATACATCCTAATTTGAGGGCATGTTACACAACAATTTTCTGCTGTGGCTTTTCACTGTATGTGGCAGGTTTAATAAGTGCTAATACATGTTCTAGCTGCCAGCCTCAGTATTGGAACCATACTTTTTACATCTGTGTGCGAAGTTGCAAATCTTTATGTGGTGTAGGTTCCCATCTGAAATATTGGGACGGGGATTGGGGACTGAACTTGGTAGTGTTTAGAAACCTTATAGAAAATGAAGTTCTGGCTGCTGCCAATATTTTGGGGGATAATTGTCCTCCATAaatttgggataaccccttttaactgGAGAAATGTCAACTCGGCTCTTTCTCTATGATGTGACTTCCATATTTAAAGAGCATTAAAATTGGCCATAAACTAACTAAATAAGGCATTGGAGCAGAGGTCCTTTTCTTTTACTTGATGATATTGTTAGTATTCTGTTCTTTGTTGTCGGCCATTCTTGTGAAAATGACATCAGGAAGCACAGTTGTGGATAGATAGAACAGAGTGATCTTTATTAATTAATTGAATTCATTTATTTTCATTCTGACCATTTTTACCTACATAAGACTTGTATAAAACATACCATGAAATCAATAAATTATTCATGTGACTTCCTGAGCTGATCAGCTTTTGATTTTTCTTGACAGAGGCTCATCCTGAGTTCCCGACTGAATTGGGCTGAAAACCCTTATTTAAAGAATCTGATATTAAATATGAGGGATCCATCTTTATCTTACCCAGTAAAGTAATTATACTGCGGAATCAGCTGGCCTAAtggggaatgtgacagaagggAGAACCTGATATTTTCAGGcgtaatgtatatatttttttctcttatcaatcttgtttgtgtaaaaaataaatataattattcatctgtcagttttttttttcctatctatTTGTGCTTAATTTCCCATTCCCAAagtgggacatttatcaagggatttagagctctttttgcttacaaaagtcacatGAGCACctatttttgtgcgacttttggctgtaagcaaaaagctaaaaaaaaaaaaagcttacgaAAGTgaatttaatttttcactttgcagttgtCGGGGATTTATCAAATTCGAAAGTTACACATAAACACCGTGAATGTAAGCCAGCCCGGACCTGGCTTAAACTGCTTTGGAGAgcagatttttatatttcccgctggcagccgtgatcacagctccaacGGTGCACaggagcccaggctggcatcactctgcagccgcccgggctccgtcatATTTTCTCCTCACttctaatgatggggacactgatttACATTTCCTCCCACCTGCCCACGCTGCATATCTCCCATCTGTCTcttaactgttgcaagactacaactcccagcattcccttacagtgagggcataCTGGAGTTGTAGTGGGCGTGAGATGTGTGGTGCGGGCTTTGGTGGGAGAAAAGCAGGGGGATGTAAATAAGTGTCCCCATCAGTAGAAATGAAATGAAGCGGGAGAAAGTatgacggagcccgggcggctgcagagtgatgccagcccaggcTCTTTTAACGCACAACGGCACCGGCGAGTATCTCTATTTATTTGTAATTACACATTTCCTGCTGGGTCCCAAGCAGGCGATCACTGGACTCAGTGGGAAATTTGATATTAGAGTTGGGGATATAGAAACTCCACGGCtccgttatatgttaaaaggagcccgagctggcatcactctgcagctgccCAGGACTCCCACAGACAGACCGGGAGATGTGCAGGTACAtctgagagatggcagggacggctcctatacatttccctgctcAACTGTGGGAGTCCCGAGCGGCTGCAATGTTATGTCAGCCCGGACTCCCTTTGCTACGGCGCTGGGGAGTTTACTGTAATTTTACATTTCCCGCCGGATCCCGTGACACTAAATGTGAAATATAAAATTAGTGATTTTATTATCACCCCCTGGCCAGGGAGTGGAGCGCATTACCGCCTGCTTCCCTGGCTTGCTTGTCACCTGCcgtacttacagtaagggcatgctgtggctTGTAGCTGTGCGGCGGGGTGGGTAACATGCTTGTCACTCACCTGCAtgttcttactgtaagggcatgctgggagttgtagtcctgcagcgcgGGAGATGTGCATGCGGTTCAAAAATTTATTTTACCTATGCCTGTGTTTTTCTTTCTTATCATTagagatccgtgtatcctgtggactacgtcgatgaccagcgttttttctttaatggttaatgagggcttgtggcagtgacttttttttttttttttgagatagACGTTCCCGGTGTGGGTGAGGATcactgttactggccctccccagcctaaataatgccagcctgttacccagGAGTGACATTTTTTTACGCTTCGGGCCTGTTGGCaccagctcttcccagcacccctggtaATATTTGGGGATTAGTGTAAGCCACAAAAAATAGAGCgccaagccccagcttagtatTGGATTCAGTCTATAAGACTGTGACACTGGTCtcgcaatttttctgtgattttcaccccaatatttaacagcatacaaaaagaCTCGGGTTTTCCAaggttgca
Protein-coding sequences here:
- the CENPH gene encoding centromere protein H isoform X2 gives rise to the protein MGTPICVHTSLRVEHMPELFVQLRNTSIRCLQSSLPYTQRGHEDSPPAETSKSCMQLIRLGRQVKQQLMEMKTDFHTRGESIENVDASLNGSLSIACVPLENEICSVKNKELALMRMQTFNALLNVLQKDTTQRRSIMGVMNHSKDICKQIMVLQQNNRQLEEKLVNTRKSRIEIRMKQQELFQSLKYSEITNRKIRDLEAKKHDKGRETIQSDANKIIIVHEIFQRLILSSRLNWAENPYLKNLILNMRDPSLSYPVK
- the CENPH gene encoding centromere protein H isoform X4, giving the protein MYVMVTWEHMPELFVQLRNTSIRCLQSSLPYTQRGHEDSPPAETSKSCMQLIRLGRQVKQQLMEMKTDFHTRGESIENVDASLNGSLSIACVPLENEICSVKNKELALMRMQTFNALLNVLQKDTTQRRSIMGVMNHSKDICKQIMVLQQNNRQLEEKLVNTRKSRIEIRMKQQELFQSLKYSEITNRKIRDLEAKKHDKGRETIQSDANKIIIVHEIFQRLILSSRLNWAENPYLKNLILNMRDPSLSYPVK
- the CENPH gene encoding centromere protein H isoform X5, which produces MPELFVQLRNTSIRCLQSSLPYTQRGHEDSPPAETSKSCMQLIRLGRQVKQQLMEMKTDFHTRGESIENVDASLNGSLSIACVPLENEICSVKNKELALMRMQTFNALLNVLQKDTTQRRSIMGVMNHSKDICKQIMVLQQNNRQLEEKLVNTRKSRIEIRMKQQELFQSLKYSEITNRKIRDLEAKKHDKGRETIQSDANKIIIVHEIFQRLILSSRLNWAENPYLKNLILNMRDPSLSYPVK
- the CENPH gene encoding centromere protein H isoform X3, with amino-acid sequence MLETPELQAVEHMPELFVQLRNTSIRCLQSSLPYTQRGHEDSPPAETSKSCMQLIRLGRQVKQQLMEMKTDFHTRGESIENVDASLNGSLSIACVPLENEICSVKNKELALMRMQTFNALLNVLQKDTTQRRSIMGVMNHSKDICKQIMVLQQNNRQLEEKLVNTRKSRIEIRMKQQELFQSLKYSEITNRKIRDLEAKKHDKGRETIQSDANKIIIVHEIFQRLILSSRLNWAENPYLKNLILNMRDPSLSYPVK
- the CENPH gene encoding centromere protein H isoform X1; its protein translation is MCEKSKLRNSFNGDTYLCAYVTPEHMPELFVQLRNTSIRCLQSSLPYTQRGHEDSPPAETSKSCMQLIRLGRQVKQQLMEMKTDFHTRGESIENVDASLNGSLSIACVPLENEICSVKNKELALMRMQTFNALLNVLQKDTTQRRSIMGVMNHSKDICKQIMVLQQNNRQLEEKLVNTRKSRIEIRMKQQELFQSLKYSEITNRKIRDLEAKKHDKGRETIQSDANKIIIVHEIFQRLILSSRLNWAENPYLKNLILNMRDPSLSYPVK